TGTATCATGAAGGAAAAAAATATGTTTTTGAAGTTGCTCAACACATTGGAAATGACACTGTTAGAGCAATTAGCATGGATCTTACTTTTGGTCTAAAAAGAGGGATGGAAGTTCTTGATACAGGTAAAGAAATTGTTGTTCCAGTAGGAAAAGACATCTTATCTAGAATGTTTAATGTTTTAGGTGATCCTATTGATGATAAACCATTTGACAAAACCAGTGTAACATTAATGCCTATTCATGCTCCTGCTCCTTCTTATGAAGAACAAAAAACATCAGTTGAAATTCTTGAAACAGGTATAAAAGTTATTGACTTGTTAATGCCTTATGCAAAAGGTGGAAAAATTGGTTTATTTGGAGGAGCTGGAGTTGGAAAAACAGTTTTAATCCAAGAATTAATCAATAACATTGCAACACAACATGGTGGAATTTCTGTTTTTGCTGGAGTTGGAGAGAGAACAAGAGAAGGAAATGACTTATACCATGAAATGCAAGAAAGTGGTGTTATAAATAAGACTGCATTAGTATTTGGGCAAATGAATGAGCCACCTGGAGCTAGAATGAGAATTGCATTTACTGCTTTAACTATGGCTGAATATTTTAGAGATAAAGAAAATCAAGACGTTTTATTATTTATTGACAATATTTTTAGATTTACACAAGCAGGTTCAGAAGTGTCAGCTCTTTTAGGTAGAATGCCTTCAGCTGTTGGTTATCAACCTACATTAGCAACTGAAATGGGAATACTACAAGAGAGAATAACATCTACAAAAAGAGGTTCTATTACATCAGTTCAAGCTGTTTATATTCCGGCCGATGACTTAACCGACCCAGCTCCTGCAACAACCTTTACTCATCTTGATGCAAAAACCGTTTTAGACCGTAACATTGCAGCATTAGGGATTTATCCAGCTATTGACCCATTATCATCGGGTTCAAGATTACTTGATCCAAAAATAATCGGAGTTGAACATTACAATGTTGCTCGTGGTGTACAAAATATTTTACAAAGATTTAAAGAATTACAAGATATTATCGCTATTTTAGGTATGGACGAATTATCAGAAGAAGATAAAAAAGTGGTTGCTAGAGCAAGAAGAATAAGAAACTTTTTATCACAACCTTTTTCAGTTGCTGAAAAATTCTCAGGATACCCTGGTAAATACATTAAAATAAGTGATACTATTCGTTCATTTAAAGATATACTTGCCGGAAAATATGATGAAGTTCCTGAAGAAGCATTTTTATATGCAGGAACAATTGATGATGTTATAGCAAGAATAGAAACTAATAAGTAATGGCTAATTTAGTATTTTTAACAATTACGACACCATATGGTAAATTCTTAGAACAAGAAACAGATATAATTACTTTAAAAACCACTGAAGGTTATATAGGTTTACAAGCAAATCACATTGAATTTATGGGCGCTATAGTTGAAAGTAAGCTTTTTGTAAATAGTTTGCAAAATAATCAAAAAACTTATTATGTTAACCGCGGAATAGTACATTCAAAAGGTAATAGAGTTGATATTATAGTAAATAATATTTCAGATCAACCGCTAAAAGAAATTGAATTTAAACCTAGTGATTCTACAAACTTTAGCTTTGTAGAAGAATTAAAAATAAAGCTAAGTGTAAAATCTTAGAAGAATTAAAGTAAAAAATCCAGAATTTCTGGATTTTTATATATTTTTTTATTATTCGCTTTTTTTAATTTATATGAAAAAATAAAAATAAACACTAACAACAAAAATAAATACAATGTAGAAAATGAACATGCTTTATGCTTTTGATAAATTAACACATTGTAAATTTGTTCTAAGTTTTTTAACTTTACTTATTTTAGTTTTTATTATATTTAAGTTAGCAAAATGTCTTTTAAAAATACTTTTAATACTTACAACTCCAAAAAAATTTATTACTTTAAGTGTTTATTGATATTAATTTTAAATGTAATTTTATTTATATTATTTTTAGCTTTTTTAATTTTTTTAGAAGTTAATTTTTTTACTTTTAGTTTTAATTGTAAATTTCATTGTGATATTAAATTTAGTAATAAATATAAAACTTTGCAATTTTAAAATATTAAGTTAATTTATTTTTTGCATTTAATAAAATATAAAAAAATGAATTTTTTGAGTAAATATCATCATTTCCCGTTTTTTTAGTCTTATTTTTAATTTGATATTATAATTTATAATATATTATTTATGAAAATTTAAGGAGAAAAGATGAGTAAATATAATGGAACAATTGATGCTGAATATGACTTAATCGTAATAGGTGCAGGTCCCGGTGGATACTTAGCCGCTGAAGAAGCTGGAAAACATGGACTAAAAAGCTTAATTATTGAAAAAGTATACTGAGGTGGAGTTTGTTTAAATGTTGGATGTATTCCAACTAAAGCTCTTTTACATGCATCAGAAGAATTTCATAAAGTAGCTAACGGAAGTTTAGAAGCATTAGGATTTAGCTATGATAAAGAATCAGCAAAATTAGATTGAACTAAATTAAATGAACAAAAATCAAAAACTGTTAATAAATTAACTAGCGGTGTAAAAATGTTAATGAAAGGGGCAAAAGTTGAAGCTATTCAAGCTACAGCCGAATTCCTAGATAGCCACACTGTAAAAGCAAATGATAAAGTATATAGAGGAAAATACATGATCTATGCTATGGGTGGACACTCAAGAAGATTAACACTACCAGGATTTGAAGAAGCTTATAAATTAGGGAAAGTTGTTACATCAACAAGTTTAATTAATTATCCTACACAACCAGAAACATTAACAATTATTGGCGGTGGAGTTATCGGAGTTGAATTTGCACAAGTATTTGCAAATGCAGGAACAAAAGTTACAATTCTACAAAATTTAGATCGTGTTGTTGCTCAATTAGATAAAGATGTAACAGATGAATTACAAAAACATTTAAAATCAAAAGGTGTTGAATTTGTATTTAATACAACAATAAAAGCATTCGAAAATGATGAAGTTGTTTACGAAAAAGATGGACAAGAATTTAGAATTAAATCTGACGTTGTTTTAGCTTCAGTTGGCCGTGTTCCAAACACAGGATTTATTTCAGAAACAGGAGTTGAACTAGGTTCAAGAGGTGAAATTCTTGTTAACGATATGTTACAAACAAACGTTGAAAATGTTTATGCAATCGGAGATATTACAGCTCAAAACATGTTAGCTCACGTTGCTTACAAACATGCAATAGTTGCTGTATATGATATCTTAAGAAAAGAAAACAAAACAGAAAGAGTTATAACATATAATCCAACTACAGTTCCAGCATGTATTTATACAGACCCTGAAATAGCTAATGTAGGAATGACTGAAAACAAAGCAAAAGAATTACAATTACCATACATCACAGCTAAATATAACTATGGTTTTGTTGGAAAAGCTATTGCTGCACATAAAGACTATGGATTTGCTAAATTAGTTATAAATAAAGAAAATGGAAAAATTTTAGGTGCTGAAATTGTTGGTGCTAACTCAACAGATATGATTGCTGAAATTGCTTTATTAATGGATAAAGAATTAACAATATTTGACTTAGCTGATACAATTCACCCACACCCAACATTTAATGAAATTATTTGAGAAACAGCTCGTCAAGCAGTTCACAAATTAGGAAAATAATTATAAAATAAAAGTTGCTAGTTAGCAACTTTTTTTGTTAATCTTGTTTGTTTAAATTGTTTTCACTGTTATATTTATTTAATTTAAAGATATCGAATTGTTGTTTAAATTCATCTGAATTGGAAATTCAAAACTTTTTGGGTAAAAATACGTTTTTAATTTTTATGCTTGTAATTCCAAGATTTAATCTGTTTTGTGGTCTTATATATTGTATTTCATCTAATTTGTAATTTTTAATTGATGAAAAAATTCCTCTTTTAAATTCAATATGATCATGATGCATATTTATAAAAATATTATTTGTGCATAATGTTGCAATTCAATAAATTGATTCAATTAAACCATATAATCAAAGAACAAGAAATATACTTGATACTACTAGAAGAAATTCCCTAATTGTATTACCTGTTGAACCCATTGCATCTGATAAAAATGAAACAAAATCTTTAAATGATTCACTTGATACCAAAAGTGCTAATATTGATTTTGTATTATTTATAATAATTGAAGATATGATTATAAATATAAAGCATATTACAATATTTATTGAAAATAAAGTTATATATGTATTGAATTTTAATTGCCCTTTAATCATTCTTAACCTCGGTACTATCTATACTTTTTTCCAAAGCATCTAACATAGCTATTATATTTTTATATGATTCATAGGTTAAGTCTTTAAATTTTGAGATTTCATTTATTTTTTGAAGCAAAGGGCTTACACTAGTATTTAATATTGAAGATTTTGATTTATCATCTTTATATTTATCAGTAAGTTTTTGTATTCTTTCTTTTACCTGGGTTTTGTAAGTTGTTGTGCTGCATGATATAGCCACAAAAGGAATTGAAGCTAAAGTAACAGCAAATAGTGAAAAGCTTAACATTTTTTTATATTTCATCTAAAAACTCCTTGAAAAAATTAATTTTTCACAAAAATGATATTCTTTTTTTTTTTTTTTGTAAAAAGCGTCAAAAAGTTCATTAAATTTTAAAAAAATTAACTTATAGGTTAAAAAAATAAAAAATGTGACTAAAAAGCGTCACATTTTAAAACATTATTTTTTAGCTTTTTTTCTAAAGTAAATTGCTACAGTTGTTGCAATTGCTGAAATTGCTGGTATTAATAATAAAAGATAATACATATTTGCTTTTGTTTTTTTAATAGTATTTATGTTTTGTGTATTATTATTTACTGACTGGTTTTTGTTGTTTATAGGTTTTGTTGATTTAGTATTTGTATCAGTATTTTTTGGTGATTCTTTAGAAATATTGTTTGGTGAATTTGGTTGTGTTTTTGGTTCAGTAGTATTAGAAGAACTACTGTTAGCATTTGGGTTTTCTTGTGTATTTTTTGTCTTTTTGTTTGTGTTAGTATCTTGACTTTGACTAGGTGAGCTATTAATATCTTTTTTAGTTTCTTCAGATTCATTTTTATTTCCATTATCAGTGTTTAAAGAAATATTGTCTTGATCTTTTGTATTTTCAGTGTTAGTTTTTTCTGAACCACTATTTTGATTATCTACTAAATTATCTTTTGAATTAGAACTTTTATCTTCAGTTGTTTCATCTGTTGTGTTAGTATTTGTATTAATTTCTAAATTTTGATGTTGATTTTCTTCTGGTTGAACATTATCATCTTTTACAATTTTTACATATGCTGAACTTCTACGATAATAATCTGAGTCATCTCCTTGATAATTTAATTGAACTATAGTTTCATTTTTATCTAAATTGTGACTTCTACTAACAACTCAACCTTTACCAAAATTAACTTCATCTGTATTCTTAACATCTCTACGAACTTTAATTGTAAAGTTTTTAGTATCATAATTTTGTTGAGTATAAACTTGATTATTTACTGGAGGATATAATCCAACTATGGTAGTATAAAAAACTTTATTTTTAGTATTTTTATATTTACCCAAACCATTTATTTCTATTATTCCATATCCCACATTAGCGTCATCTGAATAAAATCTTTTATCTGTATCTAAAATTTCAGTGTATTTTAATTCATAATCTTTTGATTCTTCTAATAAATTATCATTAATATATACAGATGGTTTTATGTCATTGTATGTCCCTAATCTATGAATACCATTATTAAGAGAAATATTTGCAAAAGAAAGATCATTTTCTTTTATTTTTTCTTTTTGATTATTATAAATTTGTTTTGTAAAAGCTTTAATTCTTGCAACACCACCAAATTTCTTTTGACTGCTTACTCATTTTGAATTTTGTCTAACGTATGATAAATCCAATGTTGATTTTCCCTCATCAGAAAAAATTAATCTTGCGGTATTATCTGCATTTTGAACGCTGGCTTCAATTGAAAAATATTGACCTTTTTTAAGTCTAATTTGTTCTGGTAACTCTATCAACCTCAATCCACCGTCTTCAAAATGTTTAGTTGCAGTAGAAACTAATTGTGCATTGTTATTTGAATATTCTCGAGGATTAATTTCTGATTTATCATCATTTAAATAAACATTTACAGTGACGTCAGCATTTTTACCTTCAAAACCAACATTAACTGCTTTTAAATATTCTTCATAATCTGATGTTTCGGCTTTTGCTTCAAATGAAGATATAGCTTTAGTTTCTTTTAAATTTATATTATCTCTAAGATAGCCATCATAATAATAATTATTATCATATTTATTTTTACTTGCATAATTTAATGAAAATATATCCCCAATTGGTGCATCATATGAAATATACATATAACCTTTTTCTAAAATATGATCCCCTCAACTATTTTTAACTATTCACCCTCCATTTTGCGTTGTTCCTGCTCCAAAATTTTCTTTTGGTATTGAGTCATCTCAACCTATAATCGTTGCTGCATGACCATATTTTGGTCCTTGGTAAGTATTAGAATTATAATAAGTTCCAGCATACCCTGCTGAAAATCCAAAACCCACTGCTCCATTTTCTACTACGTATTTTTTGATAGCTTCTCTATCATGGCTATTTATTTTTATTAATTCTTCTAGACGAAATGGAACATCAAAATTATTTTTTTTAAAGTCTGAAGTTTCATTCATTAAAGAATTTCATTGCATTAACATGTAACCAGCACTTATTGCATATCCACCAGAAGCTCAATGTGTCTTATTTTCCATTGTGTCAAATTTTGTATTTTCTAATGGATCAGAATTAAAGTTACGATTTCTTGTTAAAAAAGCAATACCTTTTTCCGATAAATCTAATGTTGAAGGTGATGCGTATAATCCATTTTTTAAAACATTTATTTCTGAAACACCAATTGCTGAATAGGCTCAACAAATATCTAATCTCTGATATCTTACCGGCGGCAAAATATCTTGATTTATCTGTCTTCAATCAAATTTTTGTTGTTTAATTAAATCAACACTGTTGTTTGTTTTAGGATCAGTGCTTAAACTTAAACTACTAAAAGTACTTATTAATGTTGTAGGTATGAAAGCACATAATAATAAAATTTTCATAGCTTTTTTCATAATTATTTCCTATCAAATAGTTTTTTATATTCTGATAAACCGTGTTCATCTAATTTATCATAAGGAATAAAATCTAATGCAGCCGAATTAATACAATATCTTAGACCTCCATTTTCTTTAATTCCGTCATTAAAAACATGACCTAAATGTGAGTTGGCATTTTTTGATCTAACTTCAGTTCTTATCATGCTGTGTGAAGTATCTTTTAATTCAACTAATAATTCATTTTGAATTGGTTTACTAAAAGCAGGTCATCCACAACCTGAATCATACTTATCAGTTGAAATGAATAACGGTGTTTTATCAACTATATCTACATAAATACCTTTTTCAAAATGATGATCATATTCATTTTCAAAAGGTTTTTCCGTATAAGATTCTTGAGTAACTTTGTATTGCAATTCTGTTAATTCTTTTAATCTTTTTTGCTTATCAAACATAATTCTCCTGTAAAACTTAATTTTATTATTAATAATTTTACAAAAAAAATAATTTAATAGTAAAAATTGTGTATTTTTCCAGTATGTTTTGAGTATTTTGAAAAATTTATTAAAAAACTCTGCAAGTTGCAGAGTTATAAAATTAATATTTGTTTTTTGCTCTTTGAAAGTTAATTTCATTTTTTTTATAAAAACTATCTAATATCTCATCTTCTGATAATCCAATGGTAAGTGCTAGTCCTAAATATAAGCTATATGCATATTTTAAATTTTTTGCATTTAGTTCAGAAAATAATATAGTAGATGCTTTATAAACTTCTGCTAATTGTTGACTAAAATTATCATATAACTTTATAGGTTCTATATTTGAATCGACATTATGAGCAACACACATGCTACTTAAAAAGTGAATTCCATCTGCATACTCTTCTAACAATGCTGCTTGATTAATGTTTTTATGTACCTTTCAATATTTAAATTCTTGAACTTCATTTGCAAATTCACTAATTTCAACTATTAAAGCAATAATAACTTTTAATTGTAGATTAGTTTCATTAGGACTAATGTTCTTAGAAAAACTTTCATCTAGATCTCTTTGTAAATCAAAAACTTTTTGTAAATTCATTTCTTAATTATAAAACAAAAAAATATTTTGTTATAATTATTTACAAGCCCGTGTGGTGAAATGGCAGACACAGTTGACTCAAAATCAACCGAAGAAATTCATGCTGGTTCGAGTCCAGTCACGGGCACCATTTTTGAGGTTATACGTCAGTATTACCTTTTTTTATTTATTTTTTTATTAAATTTTATAATGTCAGTCAACAAAAACCTATTTAAGTTTAAAAAAAGTGATTTAATATTATTTATAAATAATAATTTTAAAGAGGAATTTTATGAATAAATCTTGTAAAATAAACACTAATAATACACTTGAAAACATAAGTGAAGAACAGCAAAAAAATTGCGAGAGTTTTTTAAACCGAAGGGGATGACTAAAACAAGGTAAAAATAATAATGCAAAAATAGAAGGGAATGTTATTTTACTAAATAAACTATTTCTAGGTGATTGATTAGACCAAAAAGGAAACATAGGACATGAAATAATTGACTTTTTGCTCACAGATAATAATGAATATTATGTATATAACAATCCTTGAGGTGTTTGTCCAGATGACATTTGAGTAGAAGGGACAAAAAATTTAAGACAATGAAAAAAGGAAAAATACTTAGCTAAATATTTAGTTTTAACTAGCGGACTTAAAAATAATAATTTTAACATTCTTTATGTAGTTGAACTAGAAGAAAAAATACACAGATTTCACACAGTATCTAAAAAATCTAATAACTCAAGCGATAATACTGAACAATATCATAGATATGAAAATTTTAAATGCGCTCAAAAAGCATTAAAACAATTTATGCAAGAAAGAAAAATTGTTTATAATGGTAAATATTTATATGAAATTTACAAGGATAATGATTCTTTATATCTTACATTTAAAGCTAAAAAAATATATAAAGCAAATGAGGAAATTCCAGTTTCAAATTTAATATATAATTTTCAAAGAAATAAAGGTTATTTATTTGATGATAAAAATAAAAATGATTATGAGTTTGTAAACAACTTAATTTTAACATCTATTGAAAATAAAAAACTTATTGAATTTAATCCAAAAACTGTAAAAGAAGATAATATAAGGTCCTTAAAAAAGCAAACAACATTTTTAGATTTAATTGCTTTTCAAGATAACGAACAAGCTTTTACAAATATGTTTTATAGTATTTTAAGTTTCAAAGATTTAATTAAAAAGTTTTGTATAACTTTTCAAGATAAAAAAATATTTGATAAAAATAGTGACTATGAAGTATTTAAAGAATATGTAGTAGAAAATGGACGATTAGATATTTATGCAAGAGGTTCTAAACAAAATATAATTATTGAAAATAAAATACGTAGTGGATTAAATGGTATAAATTCTGAAGATAAAATAACTCAATTATCCACCTATTACAAATGAGCAAATAAAGTAGATAGCGAATATGAACCATTATTTTTTATAATTGCACCAAATTTTAGAATTTTAGAAATTAAAAATGAAATTGAAAAATTAGATCCTAAAATGAAAAATATTTATAAAATAATTTCTTACAAAGAAATTGCAGATTTTATCGAAAATGAATATAAAAACCAAACATTAGATAAAACTTATGAATTTTACAATTTAATTCCACAAATAATTATTGCTTTTAATAACTTAACTCACGAAACAAAAGAAGATCAATATGCTAGAATGTTTTTAAACAACACAAAATAAGAAAAATTTACATATTTTAGCATCATAAAAAATATAGATTTTTGTATAACAAAACAAACATTTTATATTTTTTATTTTTTTTTATATTTTTTAATATTTTTATGTATAATATTAAAGCAAACAAAAAATGCCCGGATGGCGGAAATGGTAGACGCAAGGGACTTAAAATCCCTCGGTGGCAACATCGTGCTGGTTCAAGTCCAGTTCCGGGCACCATAATGTGCGCCCTTAGCTCAGCAGGTAGAGCAAATGGCTTTTAACCATTGGGTCAGAGGTTCGAATCCTCTAGGGCGTACCATTTCATTTAGTGTCCAAAAAAGAGCATTGCTCTTTTTTATTTATTTTTTTAATATTAAAAACACCTAGTACATAAACTGTATTAGGTGTTTTTTGGTCTATTGTAGATTTGGCAGGAGATACAGGATTCGAACCTGTAACGAAGGGTTTGGAGTCCTTAGTTTTGCCATTAAACTAATCTCCTATAATAATAGCAAATTATTTTGCTATTTTAAAGTAACACACATCGCCGTCTTGCATAATATAATTTTTACCTTCAAGACGCATTTTTCCAGCTTCATGAGCTTGTTTTTCACCTCCATAATTAATATAATCTTCGTAACTAATTACTTCAGCTTTTACAAATTTCTTTTCAAAATCAGTATGAATTATCCCGGCACATTGACTAGCAGTTTGACCATTTTTAAAAACTCATGCACGGGTTTCTATTTCACCTGCTGTAAAATAAGTTTTTTGATCTAATAAATAAAAACTTTTTCGAATTAAAGTATCTAAACCACTATATTCTAAACCATATTCTTTTAAAAACTCTTGTTTTTCTTCTGCTTCAAATTTTGATAATTCATATTCTAAAGAAATACAAATAGGAATTAAAATATCATTTGTTTGCTGTAAATGATTTTTTAAATTTTGAAAATGAACATTATTATCTAAATTTTCTAAATCATCTTGTTTTAAATTTGCTACATAAATAATTGGTTTAAGTGAAAGTAATTGTCAAGATTTTACAATATCTTTTTCTTCGTCACTTAATTCTACTTCTCGAGCTGAACGTTCATTTTCTAAAATTATTTTTAATTTGTTTGCAATT
The nucleotide sequence above comes from Mycoplasma zalophi. Encoded proteins:
- a CDS encoding PD-(D/E)XK nuclease family protein — encoded protein: MNKSCKINTNNTLENISEEQQKNCESFLNRRGWLKQGKNNNAKIEGNVILLNKLFLGDWLDQKGNIGHEIIDFLLTDNNEYYVYNNPWGVCPDDIWVEGTKNLRQWKKEKYLAKYLVLTSGLKNNNFNILYVVELEEKIHRFHTVSKKSNNSSDNTEQYHRYENFKCAQKALKQFMQERKIVYNGKYLYEIYKDNDSLYLTFKAKKIYKANEEIPVSNLIYNFQRNKGYLFDDKNKNDYEFVNNLILTSIENKKLIEFNPKTVKEDNIRSLKKQTTFLDLIAFQDNEQAFTNMFYSILSFKDLIKKFCITFQDKKIFDKNSDYEVFKEYVVENGRLDIYARGSKQNIIIENKIRSGLNGINSEDKITQLSTYYKWANKVDSEYEPLFFIIAPNFRILEIKNEIEKLDPKMKNIYKIISYKEIADFIENEYKNQTLDKTYEFYNLIPQIIIAFNNLTHETKEDQYARMFLNNTK
- the lpdA gene encoding dihydrolipoyl dehydrogenase produces the protein MSKYNGTIDAEYDLIVIGAGPGGYLAAEEAGKHGLKSLIIEKVYWGGVCLNVGCIPTKALLHASEEFHKVANGSLEALGFSYDKESAKLDWTKLNEQKSKTVNKLTSGVKMLMKGAKVEAIQATAEFLDSHTVKANDKVYRGKYMIYAMGGHSRRLTLPGFEEAYKLGKVVTSTSLINYPTQPETLTIIGGGVIGVEFAQVFANAGTKVTILQNLDRVVAQLDKDVTDELQKHLKSKGVEFVFNTTIKAFENDEVVYEKDGQEFRIKSDVVLASVGRVPNTGFISETGVELGSRGEILVNDMLQTNVENVYAIGDITAQNMLAHVAYKHAIVAVYDILRKENKTERVITYNPTTVPACIYTDPEIANVGMTENKAKELQLPYITAKYNYGFVGKAIAAHKDYGFAKLVINKENGKILGAEIVGANSTDMIAEIALLMDKELTIFDLADTIHPHPTFNEIIWETARQAVHKLGK
- the msrB gene encoding peptide-methionine (R)-S-oxide reductase MsrB gives rise to the protein MFDKQKRLKELTELQYKVTQESYTEKPFENEYDHHFEKGIYVDIVDKTPLFISTDKYDSGCGWPAFSKPIQNELLVELKDTSHSMIRTEVRSKNANSHLGHVFNDGIKENGGLRYCINSAALDFIPYDKLDEHGLSEYKKLFDRK
- a CDS encoding variable surface lipoprotein, coding for MKYKKMLSFSLFAVTLASIPFVAISCSTTTYKTQVKERIQKLTDKYKDDKSKSSILNTSVSPLLQKINEISKFKDLTYESYKNIIAMLDALEKSIDSTEVKND
- the ychF gene encoding redox-regulated ATPase YchF, coding for MKAGIVGLPNVGKSTLFNALTLNEVEANNYAFTTIEPNIANVKLNDIRLEKLAKLNNTKKIVHATFNFVDIAGLVKGASKGEGLGNKFLANIREVDSIIHVIRCFEDNNIVHVNNKIDPLDDLQTINLELILADLQTIENVINRISKRAKATNDKELLKELEIANKLKIILENERSAREVELSDEEKDIVKSWQLLSLKPIIYVANLKQDDLENLDNNVHFQNLKNHLQQTNDILIPICISLEYELSKFEAEEKQEFLKEYGLEYSGLDTLIRKSFYLLDQKTYFTAGEIETRAWVFKNGQTASQCAGIIHTDFEKKFVKAEVISYEDYINYGGEKQAHEAGKMRLEGKNYIMQDGDVCYFKIAK
- a CDS encoding FoF1 ATP synthase subunit delta/epsilon → MANLVFLTITTPYGKFLEQETDIITLKTTEGYIGLQANHIEFMGAIVESKLFVNSLQNNQKTYYVNRGIVHSKGNRVDIIVNNISDQPLKEIEFKPSDSTNFSFVEELKIKLSVKS
- a CDS encoding C1 family peptidase, which gives rise to MKKAMKILLLCAFIPTTLISTFSSLSLSTDPKTNNSVDLIKQQKFDWRQINQDILPPVRYQRLDICWAYSAIGVSEINVLKNGLYASPSTLDLSEKGIAFLTRNRNFNSDPLENTKFDTMENKTHWASGGYAISAGYMLMQWNSLMNETSDFKKNNFDVPFRLEELIKINSHDREAIKKYVVENGAVGFGFSAGYAGTYYNSNTYQGPKYGHAATIIGWDDSIPKENFGAGTTQNGGWIVKNSWGDHILEKGYMYISYDAPIGDIFSLNYASKNKYDNNYYYDGYLRDNINLKETKAISSFEAKAETSDYEEYLKAVNVGFEGKNADVTVNVYLNDDKSEINPREYSNNNAQLVSTATKHFEDGGLRLIELPEQIRLKKGQYFSIEASVQNADNTARLIFSDEGKSTLDLSYVRQNSKWVSSQKKFGGVARIKAFTKQIYNNQKEKIKENDLSFANISLNNGIHRLGTYNDIKPSVYINDNLLEESKDYELKYTEILDTDKRFYSDDANVGYGIIEINGLGKYKNTKNKVFYTTIVGLYPPVNNQVYTQQNYDTKNFTIKVRRDVKNTDEVNFGKGWVVSRSHNLDKNETIVQLNYQGDDSDYYRRSSAYVKIVKDDNVQPEENQHQNLEINTNTNTTDETTEDKSSNSKDNLVDNQNSGSEKTNTENTKDQDNISLNTDNGNKNESEETKKDINSSPSQSQDTNTNKKTKNTQENPNANSSSSNTTEPKTQPNSPNNISKESPKNTDTNTKSTKPINNKNQSVNNNTQNINTIKKTKANMYYLLLLIPAISAIATTVAIYFRKKAKK
- the atpD gene encoding F0F1 ATP synthase subunit beta, which encodes MENDNKKHYGKIVQILGPVVDIRFQNNEIPLINNALELYHEGKKYVFEVAQHIGNDTVRAISMDLTFGLKRGMEVLDTGKEIVVPVGKDILSRMFNVLGDPIDDKPFDKTSVTLMPIHAPAPSYEEQKTSVEILETGIKVIDLLMPYAKGGKIGLFGGAGVGKTVLIQELINNIATQHGGISVFAGVGERTREGNDLYHEMQESGVINKTALVFGQMNEPPGARMRIAFTALTMAEYFRDKENQDVLLFIDNIFRFTQAGSEVSALLGRMPSAVGYQPTLATEMGILQERITSTKRGSITSVQAVYIPADDLTDPAPATTFTHLDAKTVLDRNIAALGIYPAIDPLSSGSRLLDPKIIGVEHYNVARGVQNILQRFKELQDIIAILGMDELSEEDKKVVARARRIRNFLSQPFSVAEKFSGYPGKYIKISDTIRSFKDILAGKYDEVPEEAFLYAGTIDDVIARIETNK
- a CDS encoding dUTP diphosphatase, producing MNLQKVFDLQRDLDESFSKNISPNETNLQLKVIIALIVEISEFANEVQEFKYWKVHKNINQAALLEEYADGIHFLSSMCVAHNVDSNIEPIKLYDNFSQQLAEVYKASTILFSELNAKNLKYAYSLYLGLALTIGLSEDEILDSFYKKNEINFQRAKNKY